The Streptomyces seoulensis genome contains a region encoding:
- a CDS encoding RICIN domain-containing protein yields the protein MLRTLTVAVLVATTAAGLQSAAPTSASARPAAAAAIPTGPTSVVNKGSGKCVDARAAASGNGTAVQQYACNASTAQTWQLAATSDGYYRVGSGLDATKVWDVTDVSTADSAPVQLWTYSDGANQQWLPVAEADGAYHFVNRNSGKCLDVPGASAADSVQLAQYSCNGTAAQSFTLGGGTTNPPGTPDFGPNVTVFDPSMPAATVQAKLNSVFAQQQTNQFGAARQALLFKPGTYSADANVGFYTQVAGLGLSPDDVTINGAVHAEADWFQGNATQNFWRAAENLSVNPTGGTDRWAVSQAAPYRRMHVRGNLALDDGGWSSGGFISDTKVDGQIRSGSQQQFLTRNSQMGSWAGSNWNMVFVGDQGAPAQSFPTYTNVASSPTIREKPFLYVDAAGAYKVFVPALRANAVGTTWSGRTPAGTSLPLDQFFIVKPGATAADLNAALAAGKNLLVTPGVYHLDQTLNITRPDTVVLGMGLATFVPDGGITAISTADVDGIQLAGLLIDAGTTTSRTLVRIGPDGATNRHAADPVQLSDFFVRIGGATVGKATTSLVVNSPDTIIDHTWIWRADHGNGGTVGWTTNTADTGLVVNGAGVTAYGLFVEHFQKTQVLWNGNGGRTYFFQNEMPYDPPNQAAWTNGSAKGYPAYKVADSVTAHEAWGLGSYCYFSTNPGVVADRAFEVPNTSGVRFHDMVTVSLGGTGTISHVINNTGGPSNSATNVAYLTNYP from the coding sequence GTGTTGAGAACTCTCACCGTGGCCGTACTCGTGGCCACGACCGCTGCCGGACTCCAGTCCGCCGCGCCGACTTCCGCGAGCGCGCGGCCCGCGGCGGCCGCGGCGATTCCGACCGGCCCCACCAGCGTGGTCAACAAGGGCAGCGGCAAGTGCGTCGACGCCCGCGCGGCCGCGAGCGGCAACGGCACCGCCGTCCAGCAGTACGCCTGCAACGCCAGCACGGCCCAGACCTGGCAGCTCGCCGCCACCAGCGACGGCTACTACCGCGTCGGCAGCGGCCTCGACGCCACCAAGGTCTGGGACGTCACCGACGTGTCCACCGCCGACTCGGCCCCCGTCCAGCTGTGGACGTACTCCGACGGCGCCAACCAGCAGTGGCTGCCCGTCGCCGAGGCAGACGGCGCGTACCACTTCGTCAACCGCAACAGCGGCAAGTGCCTGGACGTCCCCGGCGCCTCCGCCGCCGACAGCGTGCAACTCGCCCAGTACTCCTGCAACGGCACGGCCGCGCAGTCCTTCACGCTGGGCGGTGGCACGACGAATCCGCCGGGCACCCCGGACTTCGGCCCGAACGTGACGGTGTTCGACCCCTCGATGCCGGCCGCCACCGTCCAGGCCAAGCTGAACTCGGTCTTCGCCCAGCAGCAGACCAACCAGTTCGGCGCGGCCCGCCAGGCCCTGCTGTTCAAGCCCGGCACCTACAGCGCCGACGCCAACGTCGGCTTCTACACCCAGGTCGCCGGCCTCGGCCTCTCCCCGGACGACGTGACCATCAACGGCGCCGTGCACGCGGAGGCCGACTGGTTCCAGGGCAACGCCACGCAGAACTTCTGGCGCGCCGCCGAGAACCTGTCGGTCAACCCGACCGGCGGCACCGACCGCTGGGCCGTCTCGCAGGCCGCCCCGTACCGGCGCATGCACGTACGCGGCAACCTCGCGCTCGACGACGGCGGCTGGTCCAGCGGCGGCTTCATCTCCGACACCAAGGTCGACGGACAGATCCGTTCCGGCTCCCAGCAGCAGTTCCTCACCCGAAACTCCCAGATGGGCAGTTGGGCGGGTTCCAACTGGAACATGGTCTTCGTCGGCGACCAAGGCGCGCCCGCCCAGTCCTTCCCGACGTACACCAATGTCGCGAGCAGCCCCACGATCCGCGAGAAGCCCTTCCTGTACGTGGACGCGGCCGGCGCCTACAAGGTGTTCGTGCCCGCGCTGCGCGCGAACGCGGTCGGCACGACCTGGAGCGGCAGGACGCCCGCGGGCACGTCGCTCCCGCTCGACCAGTTCTTCATCGTCAAGCCCGGCGCCACCGCGGCCGACCTGAACGCGGCCCTCGCGGCCGGCAAGAACCTGCTGGTCACCCCCGGCGTCTACCACCTCGACCAGACGCTGAACATCACGCGCCCCGACACGGTCGTCCTCGGCATGGGTCTGGCCACCTTCGTCCCGGACGGCGGGATCACCGCGATCAGCACCGCCGACGTGGACGGCATACAGCTGGCCGGCCTGCTGATCGACGCGGGCACCACCACCTCCCGCACGCTCGTCCGGATCGGCCCGGACGGCGCGACCAACCGGCATGCCGCCGACCCCGTCCAGCTGTCCGACTTCTTCGTCCGCATCGGCGGCGCCACCGTCGGGAAGGCGACCACCTCGCTCGTCGTCAACAGCCCGGACACGATCATCGACCACACCTGGATCTGGCGGGCCGACCACGGCAACGGTGGCACGGTCGGCTGGACCACCAACACCGCCGACACCGGTCTCGTCGTCAACGGCGCCGGGGTCACCGCGTACGGCCTGTTCGTCGAGCACTTCCAGAAGACCCAGGTGCTCTGGAACGGCAACGGCGGCCGGACGTACTTCTTCCAGAACGAGATGCCCTACGACCCGCCGAACCAGGCGGCCTGGACGAACGGCTCGGCCAAGGGCTATCCCGCCTACAAGGTCGCCGACTCCGTCACCGCTCATGAGGCGTGGGGGTTGGGCAGCTACTGCTACTTCAGTACCAACCCCGGCGTCGTCGCGGACCGGGCCTTCGAGGTGCCGAACACCTCCGGGGTCAGGTTCCACGACATGGTGACCGTCTCGCTGGGCGGCACCGGGACCATCAGCCACGTCATCAACAACACCGGAGGGCCGTCCAACTCCGCGACCAACGTCGCCTACTTGACCAACTACCCGTAG
- a CDS encoding NADPH-dependent F420 reductase: protein MKIGIIGAGNIGGNLTRRLTALGHDVAVANSRGPETLRELAEETGATPVRAEDAAEGAQVVVVTVPLKAVPLLPDGLLNGAAEGAAVIDTGNYYPQRDGRIATIEDEGLTESRWTEQHLGHPVIKAFNGTYAQDILDRPRPAGDPDRLALPVAGDDEAAKQTVRALIEELGFDTVDAGGITDSWRQQPGTPVYGLRAGTEAVRKALAEASPERPADFRA, encoded by the coding sequence ATGAAAATCGGCATCATCGGCGCGGGGAACATCGGCGGCAACCTCACCCGGCGACTCACCGCCCTCGGGCACGACGTCGCCGTCGCCAACTCCCGCGGCCCGGAGACGCTCCGCGAACTGGCCGAGGAGACCGGCGCGACCCCGGTCCGGGCCGAGGACGCGGCCGAGGGCGCCCAGGTCGTGGTCGTCACCGTCCCGCTGAAGGCGGTCCCGCTGCTGCCCGACGGCCTGCTGAACGGCGCTGCCGAGGGCGCCGCGGTGATCGACACCGGCAACTACTACCCGCAGCGGGACGGCCGGATCGCGACCATCGAGGACGAGGGCCTCACCGAGAGCCGCTGGACCGAGCAGCACCTCGGCCACCCGGTGATCAAGGCGTTCAACGGCACCTACGCCCAGGACATCCTGGACCGCCCGCGCCCGGCGGGCGACCCGGACCGCCTCGCCCTTCCGGTCGCCGGCGACGACGAGGCGGCCAAGCAAACCGTCCGGGCCCTGATCGAGGAACTGGGCTTCGACACGGTCGACGCCGGCGGCATCACCGACTCCTGGCGCCAGCAGCCGGGCACCCCGGTCTACGGCCTGCGGGCGGGCACGGAGGCGGTCCGCAAGGCCCTGGCCGAGGCGTCCCCGGAACGCCCGGCGGACTTCCGGGCCTGA
- a CDS encoding ricin-type beta-trefoil lectin domain protein yields the protein MPRSALRGVLAAALLTASAGALTVTPAAAATGTITGLGGKCLDVAGASSANGTAVQLYDCNGTAAQQWTVETDGTVRALGKCLDVTGSSTVNGTRLQLWDCTGAANQKWTVSAARDLVGQQSGKCADVTGNTSANGTPVQIWSCTGTANQKWTAPTGGGTPPAAAPMAVAPYLYNGWGSPPNPTTVMNATGVKWFTLAFVLSNGTCNPQWDGGRPLTGGVDQQTINTVRGAGGDVIPSFGGYSGNKLESSCTSAAALAGAYQKVIDAYRLKAIDIDIEADAYSNATVQQRTVDALKTVKANNPGIKVYVTIGTGQSGPDTSLINRAANSGLQVDGWTIMPFDFGGAGQNMGTLTTRAAEGLKNALKSAYGYSDDQAYRGMGISSMNGITDDNETVTPADFQTILGYAQQHHLARLTFWSANRDRPCSGGYPNDDTCSGVSQSAWQFTGIFAKYTG from the coding sequence ATGCCCAGATCCGCCCTGCGCGGTGTGCTCGCTGCCGCGCTGCTCACGGCGTCGGCAGGCGCGCTCACCGTGACTCCGGCCGCCGCGGCCACCGGCACCATCACCGGGCTCGGCGGCAAGTGCCTCGACGTGGCGGGAGCCAGCTCCGCCAACGGCACGGCCGTCCAGCTCTACGACTGCAACGGCACCGCCGCCCAGCAGTGGACGGTCGAAACCGACGGCACGGTCCGCGCGCTCGGCAAGTGCCTGGACGTGACCGGCAGTTCGACCGTCAACGGCACCAGACTCCAGCTGTGGGACTGCACCGGCGCCGCCAACCAGAAATGGACCGTCTCCGCCGCCCGCGACCTCGTCGGCCAGCAGTCCGGCAAGTGCGCCGACGTCACCGGCAACACCTCGGCGAACGGCACGCCCGTCCAGATCTGGAGCTGCACCGGCACCGCCAACCAGAAATGGACCGCGCCCACCGGCGGCGGGACGCCGCCCGCCGCAGCGCCGATGGCCGTCGCCCCGTACCTCTACAACGGCTGGGGCAGCCCGCCCAACCCGACCACCGTCATGAACGCCACCGGCGTCAAGTGGTTCACCCTCGCCTTCGTCCTCAGCAACGGCACCTGCAACCCGCAGTGGGACGGCGGCCGTCCGCTGACCGGTGGCGTCGACCAGCAGACGATCAACACCGTGCGGGGCGCGGGCGGCGACGTCATCCCCTCGTTCGGCGGCTACAGCGGCAACAAGCTGGAGAGTTCCTGCACCAGCGCCGCGGCACTGGCCGGCGCGTACCAGAAGGTCATCGACGCATACCGGCTCAAGGCCATCGACATCGACATCGAGGCCGACGCGTACAGCAACGCCACCGTGCAGCAGCGCACCGTGGACGCGCTCAAGACGGTCAAGGCCAACAACCCGGGCATCAAGGTGTACGTCACCATCGGCACGGGGCAGTCCGGGCCCGACACCAGCCTGATCAACCGAGCCGCCAACTCCGGGCTCCAGGTCGACGGCTGGACCATCATGCCGTTCGACTTCGGCGGCGCGGGACAGAACATGGGGACGCTGACCACCAGGGCGGCCGAGGGGCTGAAGAACGCCCTCAAGAGCGCCTACGGCTACAGCGACGACCAGGCGTACCGGGGCATGGGCATCTCGTCCATGAACGGGATCACCGACGACAACGAGACCGTCACCCCCGCCGACTTCCAGACCATCCTCGGCTACGCGCAACAGCACCACCTCGCGCGCCTCACCTTCTGGTCGGCCAACCGCGACCGGCCCTGCTCCGGCGGTTACCCGAACGACGACACGTGCTCGGGTGTGAGCCAGAGTGCCTGGCAGTTCACCGGCATCTTCGCCAAGTACACCGGCTGA
- the panD gene encoding aspartate 1-decarboxylase: MLRTMFKSKIHRATVTQADLHYVGSVTIDADLLDGADLLPGELVHIVDITNGARLETYVIEGERGSGVIGINGAAAHLVQPGDLVIIISYAQVSDAEARALKPRVVHVDGDNRIVSLGADPSEPVPGSDQQRSPQAVSA, translated from the coding sequence ATGCTGCGCACCATGTTCAAATCCAAGATCCACCGTGCCACCGTCACCCAGGCCGACCTGCACTACGTGGGATCGGTGACCATCGACGCCGACCTGCTCGACGGCGCTGATCTGCTGCCCGGCGAGCTCGTGCACATCGTGGACATCACCAACGGCGCCCGCCTGGAGACGTACGTCATCGAGGGGGAGCGCGGGTCCGGGGTGATCGGGATCAACGGGGCCGCCGCGCACCTCGTGCAGCCCGGTGACCTGGTGATCATCATCAGCTACGCTCAGGTCTCCGACGCCGAGGCGCGGGCGCTGAAGCCCCGGGTCGTGCATGTCGACGGGGACAACCGGATCGTGTCCCTCGGCGCCGACCCGTCCGAGCCCGTACCCGGCTCCGACCAGCAGCGCAGTCCGCAGGCCGTGTCGGCCTGA
- a CDS encoding FAD-dependent monooxygenase: MSDDVMTPPHALVSGASIAGLSAAYWLRRTGWEVTVIERAPAFRDGGQNVDVRGVAREVLKRMGLFDAVKALNTTETGAVFVDGRGRVTAELPAGPEGATAELEILRGDFARAILDHLPPGVEIVYGDTVTGTAEDGDSVTVTTASGRVLRADLLVVAEGVRSATRDRIFGDLVDRRALGVNMVFGTIPRTAGDDDRWRWYSTVGGRQVHLRPDNHGTTRAILSYPRDEDLASLDRDQALARVRARYAGAGWEAARVLDGFDASEDVYVDHLTQIRMPTWHRGRVCLVGDAAWCVTPMGGGGASLALTSGYVLAACLSSADTEAALTAYERWMRPLVDSVQKLPPGVVRAAYPRTRLGLALRTLVVKALTSPLLAPLTARFTQVAGTDRPLPPIA; the protein is encoded by the coding sequence GTGAGCGATGACGTCATGACCCCACCCCACGCCCTCGTATCCGGCGCCAGCATCGCCGGCCTCTCCGCCGCCTACTGGCTGCGGCGGACCGGATGGGAGGTCACGGTGATCGAGCGGGCGCCGGCCTTCCGGGACGGTGGGCAGAACGTGGACGTGCGGGGTGTCGCGCGTGAGGTGCTGAAGCGGATGGGGCTCTTCGACGCGGTGAAGGCGCTGAACACCACCGAGACCGGCGCGGTGTTCGTGGACGGGCGGGGCAGGGTGACAGCCGAGCTGCCCGCCGGGCCGGAGGGTGCCACCGCCGAACTGGAGATCCTGCGCGGGGACTTCGCCCGTGCCATCCTCGACCACCTGCCTCCCGGCGTCGAGATCGTGTACGGCGACACGGTCACCGGCACCGCCGAGGACGGCGACTCGGTCACCGTGACCACCGCGTCCGGCCGGGTGCTGCGCGCGGACCTCCTCGTGGTGGCCGAGGGCGTGCGGTCGGCCACGCGGGACCGGATCTTCGGTGACCTGGTGGACCGCCGGGCGCTCGGGGTCAACATGGTGTTCGGTACGATCCCGCGCACGGCCGGTGACGACGACCGCTGGCGCTGGTACAGCACGGTCGGCGGACGGCAGGTGCATCTGCGGCCCGACAACCACGGCACCACGCGCGCCATCCTCTCCTACCCCCGTGACGAGGACCTCGCCTCGCTCGACCGCGACCAGGCGCTGGCGCGGGTCCGCGCCCGGTACGCGGGCGCGGGCTGGGAGGCGGCCCGTGTCCTGGACGGGTTCGACGCCTCCGAGGACGTGTACGTCGACCATCTCACCCAGATCCGCATGCCCACCTGGCACCGGGGACGGGTGTGCCTCGTGGGCGACGCCGCCTGGTGCGTCACCCCCATGGGAGGCGGCGGCGCCTCGCTTGCGCTGACCAGCGGTTACGTCCTGGCCGCCTGTCTGTCCTCCGCCGACACCGAGGCCGCCCTCACGGCGTACGAGCGGTGGATGCGGCCCCTCGTCGACTCGGTGCAGAAGCTCCCGCCCGGCGTCGTACGGGCCGCCTACCCCCGGACCCGGCTCGGGCTGGCCCTGCGCACCCTGGTCGTCAAGGCCCTCACCTCGCCGCTCCTCGCACCCCTGACCGCGCGGTTCACCCAGGTCGCCGGCACGGACCGGCCGCTGCCGCCGATCGCGTGA
- a CDS encoding FKBP-type peptidyl-prolyl cis-trans isomerase: MSEPVKPEVDVPEGDAPTELTIRDLVVGDGLEVKPGMVVRVHYVGVTFESGREFDASWDRGEPYKFALGSGKVIKGWDRGVRGMKVGGRREIVVPPRLGYGKQSPSPLIPPGSTLVFVVDLLDVYSGPSGWSNS, from the coding sequence ATGAGTGAACCTGTGAAGCCCGAGGTCGACGTTCCGGAGGGCGACGCTCCTACCGAGCTGACCATCCGGGACCTGGTGGTCGGGGACGGGCTCGAGGTGAAGCCGGGCATGGTGGTCCGGGTCCACTACGTCGGGGTGACCTTCGAGTCCGGGAGGGAGTTCGACGCCTCCTGGGACCGGGGCGAGCCGTACAAGTTCGCCCTGGGCAGCGGCAAGGTCATCAAGGGCTGGGACCGAGGAGTGAGGGGGATGAAGGTCGGCGGCCGGCGCGAGATCGTCGTTCCCCCGCGCCTCGGCTACGGCAAGCAGTCGCCCTCACCGCTGATCCCGCCTGGCTCGACCCTGGTCTTCGTGGTGGATCTGCTGGACGTGTATTCCGGCCCGAGCGGGTGGAGCAACTCCTAG
- a CDS encoding TetR/AcrR family transcriptional regulator, whose product MAAGGRRARLRAELRAEVLAATRLIVVDHGVETLTLTEVARKVGVTPAALYHHFDRGLPDIVSQAADDIVDDLVGELTDAAGRFAADNFAMRMIAPSRVLRSWAIGRRREFCFLFGTPAAAAGDEYAAVATRWVLRLAGVWGPVFVELWAARGYPVTSSHELDPRLLRQMHEYATASGLALPPEAVLVMLNCWRALYGQVTLEAFGHFSPLLGDQEPMFEMLMRDIVSGLGLAEQYEAPARG is encoded by the coding sequence GTGGCAGCAGGAGGGCGACGCGCCCGTCTGCGGGCCGAACTGCGCGCTGAGGTGCTCGCGGCAACTCGCCTCATCGTCGTGGACCACGGAGTGGAGACCCTGACGCTCACAGAGGTCGCGCGGAAGGTCGGTGTCACCCCGGCCGCGCTGTACCACCACTTCGATCGTGGGCTGCCGGACATCGTGTCCCAGGCCGCCGATGACATCGTCGACGATCTGGTGGGCGAACTGACGGACGCTGCCGGTCGTTTCGCCGCGGACAACTTCGCGATGCGCATGATCGCGCCCAGCCGGGTCCTGCGGTCGTGGGCCATCGGCCGACGGCGCGAGTTCTGCTTCCTCTTCGGTACGCCCGCCGCAGCCGCCGGTGACGAGTACGCGGCCGTGGCCACCCGGTGGGTCCTGCGGCTGGCCGGCGTGTGGGGTCCCGTCTTCGTGGAACTCTGGGCGGCCCGCGGCTATCCGGTCACGTCCTCACACGAGCTGGATCCGCGCCTGCTGCGGCAGATGCACGAGTACGCGACGGCATCGGGTCTCGCCCTCCCCCCGGAAGCCGTGCTCGTGATGCTCAACTGCTGGCGCGCCCTGTACGGCCAGGTCACCCTCGAAGCCTTCGGGCACTTCTCGCCGCTTCTCGGCGACCAAGAGCCCATGTTCGAGATGCTCATGCGGGACATCGTGAGCGGCCTCGGCCTGGCGGAGCAGTACGAGGCACCTGCGCGCGGCTGA
- a CDS encoding L,D-transpeptidase: MTGALTSSPASAGAAPEKPGARPAVSAAATTLVFDKNRSAPLKSKLSVYKGGKLLYTYRAGSGVGSTDDCASGRGWMPNGTWRIQLKSRKYNGKKIKGYAVWLQDMPCSKGTTKRKEMFIHSEMKRDGNQAGRRGLESQRWDGDRDYASNGCVKLSPPAIRNLFRQLDRLGWPTHLRVVS; encoded by the coding sequence GTGACAGGAGCACTGACGTCGTCGCCGGCGTCCGCCGGTGCGGCGCCGGAGAAGCCCGGAGCGCGTCCGGCGGTCTCCGCAGCCGCCACGACGCTCGTGTTCGACAAGAACCGGAGCGCCCCGCTGAAGTCGAAGCTGTCCGTCTACAAGGGCGGCAAGCTGCTGTACACCTACCGGGCGGGGTCCGGCGTCGGCAGCACCGACGACTGCGCGAGCGGCAGGGGCTGGATGCCGAACGGCACCTGGCGTATCCAGCTCAAGTCCAGGAAGTACAACGGCAAGAAGATCAAGGGCTACGCGGTCTGGTTGCAGGACATGCCCTGTTCCAAGGGGACGACGAAGCGCAAGGAGATGTTCATCCACTCCGAGATGAAGCGCGACGGCAACCAGGCCGGCCGGCGTGGCCTGGAGTCACAGCGGTGGGACGGAGACCGCGACTACGCCTCCAACGGGTGCGTGAAGCTGAGCCCTCCCGCGATCAGGAACCTGTTCAGGCAACTCGACCGCCTCGGGTGGCCCACCCACCTGCGCGTGGTCTCCTGA
- a CDS encoding DUF4232 domain-containing protein yields the protein MTTRNARRTTRISVLAAATAALALGLTACGGADDGSKAAGDDHAASTSASRSASGADSTGGLKDGARTTTVSNKGATAAARQCRGDEMLVTAVHRFAGQQGDHLLVTASNEGSTPCWVTSYPAVKLGGDVDAAALPHSKKDNPGGDKHITLAPGGKAYSAVNLFDYGSKHHTARSFAIALRGTDGRTGPFYSVDTKGTKPQFTWNEADVLNWNTNKPYDF from the coding sequence ATGACCACGCGAAATGCCCGGCGTACCACCCGTATCTCCGTCCTGGCCGCCGCCACCGCCGCACTGGCGCTGGGCCTGACCGCCTGCGGTGGCGCCGACGACGGCTCGAAGGCGGCAGGCGACGACCACGCGGCCAGCACCTCGGCGAGCCGGTCCGCGTCTGGTGCCGACAGCACTGGCGGCCTCAAGGACGGGGCGCGCACGACGACCGTCTCGAACAAGGGCGCAACGGCCGCCGCTCGGCAGTGCCGCGGAGACGAGATGCTGGTCACCGCGGTGCACCGGTTCGCCGGCCAGCAGGGCGACCACCTACTGGTCACCGCCTCGAACGAGGGCAGCACGCCCTGCTGGGTCACCTCGTACCCGGCCGTCAAGCTCGGCGGGGACGTCGACGCGGCCGCGCTGCCGCACTCGAAGAAGGACAACCCGGGCGGCGACAAGCACATCACGCTCGCGCCCGGGGGCAAGGCGTACAGCGCGGTGAACCTCTTCGACTACGGCTCGAAGCACCACACGGCGCGGTCGTTCGCCATCGCGCTGCGCGGCACGGACGGCCGCACCGGTCCGTTCTACTCCGTCGACACCAAGGGTACGAAGCCGCAGTTCACCTGGAACGAGGCCGACGTCCTGAACTGGAACACCAACAAGCCGTACGACTTCTGA
- a CDS encoding DUF2690 domain-containing protein, whose product MKSIRTWTVAAVAVLSLFGSGTVSSEAVTAAGCRGSACDGKNPHTTGCDKGATELRPAIRGEGGPGLHLRVSSRCSAAWVLFDKGDDAWEGWIQIRKGGSYPVHASPSRPAYSLMVGTSHAYRACKKNITDDGRVCGAWH is encoded by the coding sequence ATGAAGTCCATCCGAACCTGGACCGTGGCCGCCGTAGCTGTGCTGAGCCTCTTCGGCAGCGGGACGGTTTCGTCGGAAGCCGTCACCGCCGCCGGCTGCCGTGGCTCCGCCTGCGACGGCAAGAACCCCCACACGACCGGGTGCGACAAGGGCGCCACCGAGCTCCGCCCCGCGATCCGTGGAGAGGGGGGACCCGGGCTGCACCTGCGGGTGTCCTCCCGGTGCAGTGCCGCCTGGGTGCTCTTCGACAAGGGGGACGACGCGTGGGAGGGATGGATCCAGATCCGCAAGGGGGGTTCGTACCCCGTCCACGCGTCGCCCTCTCGGCCTGCGTACTCCCTGATGGTCGGTACCAGCCACGCGTACCGGGCATGCAAGAAGAACATCACCGACGACGGCCGCGTCTGCGGCGCCTGGCATTGA
- a CDS encoding GNAT family N-acetyltransferase: MSGVEIRDDRAAGRLEAVVDGEVAGHIEYFVLEAPARALVPVHTIVEPAHEGKGIAGALARELYALAGREGVPVAPLCPYVVAWAERHPDEAPAADPALVAAAKESLRAGR, translated from the coding sequence ATGAGTGGTGTCGAGATCCGTGACGACCGGGCGGCGGGTCGCCTGGAGGCCGTCGTCGACGGTGAAGTCGCCGGGCACATCGAGTACTTCGTGCTGGAAGCGCCCGCGCGCGCCCTGGTCCCCGTCCACACCATCGTGGAGCCCGCCCACGAGGGCAAGGGCATCGCGGGTGCACTCGCCCGCGAGCTGTACGCGCTCGCCGGACGGGAAGGCGTGCCCGTCGCTCCGCTGTGCCCGTACGTCGTCGCCTGGGCCGAGCGGCATCCTGACGAGGCGCCCGCCGCCGACCCCGCGCTGGTCGCCGCCGCCAAGGAGAGCCTGCGGGCCGGGCGCTGA
- a CDS encoding RICIN domain-containing protein has protein sequence MSARSAIRRTARCLYAVTLGAAATLAAAPQASAASDAMPPGRYRIVTYSDLCWDSGGAQLTHETCEEENADQVFELMPSYNRVDQRVRTAEGECLEADGFYVHDAIRGQRCDWDSYDQLFRFVSLGNGKYQIKPDARAGKCADVEYPTTHILITSSPCRNSDDAENQQFMVVRVN, from the coding sequence ATGTCGGCTCGATCGGCGATCCGCCGCACGGCGCGTTGCCTGTACGCGGTCACATTGGGAGCCGCGGCGACGCTGGCCGCGGCCCCACAGGCGTCGGCGGCATCGGATGCGATGCCTCCGGGCCGGTACCGCATCGTCACGTACTCGGACCTGTGCTGGGACAGCGGCGGCGCGCAACTCACGCACGAGACCTGCGAGGAGGAGAACGCGGACCAGGTCTTCGAGCTCATGCCGTCCTACAACCGCGTCGACCAGAGGGTCCGGACCGCCGAGGGCGAGTGCCTGGAAGCGGACGGGTTCTACGTGCACGACGCCATCCGCGGGCAGAGGTGCGACTGGGACTCCTACGACCAGTTGTTCAGGTTCGTGTCGCTGGGCAACGGCAAGTACCAGATCAAGCCCGATGCGCGCGCGGGCAAGTGCGCGGACGTGGAGTACCCCACCACGCACATTCTCATCACGTCCTCACCCTGCCGGAACTCCGATGACGCGGAGAACCAGCAGTTCATGGTCGTGCGGGTGAACTGA
- a CDS encoding nuclear transport factor 2 family protein: MTVGCLCLLLGGGLVSPSPREVFLRLVHGVADGNSSELPDLYGEVTDVRHPMATPESEPLTSRRALREHFTVPPEARESLPKRSVVDVVVHETADPEVIVAEFAYEFTLPDDSVAKVPCVFVMRVRDGQIIESRDYIDPIRTYTARGDLDRLIASLRKGVS; encoded by the coding sequence ATGACCGTTGGCTGCCTGTGCCTATTACTTGGGGGGGGTCTTGTGAGTCCAAGTCCGCGCGAGGTGTTTCTCCGGCTCGTTCATGGCGTCGCTGACGGGAACTCGAGCGAGTTGCCTGACCTGTACGGCGAGGTCACCGATGTCCGGCATCCGATGGCGACGCCGGAATCCGAGCCATTGACGAGTCGGCGTGCGCTCCGGGAGCACTTCACGGTGCCGCCGGAAGCTCGGGAGTCCTTGCCGAAGAGGAGTGTCGTCGATGTCGTCGTTCACGAGACGGCCGATCCTGAAGTGATCGTCGCCGAGTTCGCCTACGAGTTCACGTTGCCGGACGACTCTGTGGCCAAGGTGCCCTGCGTCTTCGTCATGCGTGTGCGGGACGGTCAGATCATCGAGTCACGCGACTACATCGACCCGATCCGTACCTACACGGCACGCGGGGACCTTGACCGCCTCATCGCGTCGTTGCGCAAGGGAGTTTCCTGA